Below is a genomic region from Methanosphaera sp. ISO3-F5.
ACAACGCACTATTTGACCCACTAGCATCAACAGTAGATACCGACGTACTAATATACCAAGTACCAGGAGGAATGCTATCCAACCTAGTATCACAACTAAAACAACAAGACGCACTAGACAAATATCAAGACGTACTAGCAGAAATACCAAAAGTAAGAAAAGACTTAGGATACCCACCACTAGTAACACCAACAAGCCAAATCGTAGGAGTACAATCAGTAATGAACGTACTAATGGGAGAAAGATACAAAAACGTTACAAAAGAAGTACAAGAATACCTTAAAGGATACTATGGAAGAGCACCAGCAGAAATAAATCAAGAACTATACAAAGAAGCAATCGGTGACGAAGAACCAATCACATGCAGACCAGCAGACCTACTAGAACCAGAACTAGAAGCAGCAAGAGCAAAACTCGAAGAAGAAAACTTAATCAAAAAAGAAGAAGATGTTCTCACATACGCAATGTACCCAACAATTGCAGAAAAATTCCTTAAAGGAGAAGCAGTAGCAGAAGAAATACCAGAACCAAAACTTGAATACACAGCATCCAACATACCAAACTCCTACGATGTAGAAGTAGATGGAGAAGTATTCAGCGTAAAAATATTACCAACCGGTTACATGGAAATGGAACCATCCTCACAACAAATCAAAACATCCATAGAAGGAGCTTTAACATCAGCAATGCAGGGAATGATTGTAAAACTCAAAGTAAAAGTAGGCGACAAAGTTAACGAAGGAGACACAGTTGCAGTACTAGAAGCTATGAAAATGGAAAACGATGTAAAAGCAGACCGTTCAGGTAAAATTACTGAAATCTTCATATCCGAAGGAGACACAGTAGAAAAAGATGATGTTTTAATGGTTATAGAATAACCACACTACTTCTTTTATTTTATTTTTTATATAATATTGATGAAATATTATTCAGATACTTAGGCAAAACGCCATTAATTAATAATAAATCAATACCAAACAAATCCTTTAATATTTTCTTACTATCCATACCAATAGATGCAAGAGAATACCTTCTAATTTCAGGATGCTTACACGAT
It encodes:
- the oadA gene encoding sodium-extruding oxaloacetate decarboxylase subunit alpha, which codes for MSKVKIIETALRDAHQSLIATRMRTEDMVPILEDMDKAGYFSLEAWGGATFDSCIRFLNEDPWERLTTFKEHLTKTPIQMLLRGQNLVGYKHYADDFVQEFVEKSYENGVDVFRIFDALNDSRNMEMSIKTAKQQGAYVLGTISYTISPVHTIEKYVDFAKELAAMECDAITIKDMAGLISPQVATDLVTALKDELDLPVNLHSHCTSGMTLMSYQAAVNAGVDMLDTAISPFSGGTSQPPTESVVAALESTPNATGIDLKILSKIKEYFAELNEKYNALFDPLASTVDTDVLIYQVPGGMLSNLVSQLKQQDALDKYQDVLAEIPKVRKDLGYPPLVTPTSQIVGVQSVMNVLMGERYKNVTKEVQEYLKGYYGRAPAEINQELYKEAIGDEEPITCRPADLLEPELEAARAKLEEENLIKKEEDVLTYAMYPTIAEKFLKGEAVAEEIPEPKLEYTASNIPNSYDVEVDGEVFSVKILPTGYMEMEPSSQQIKTSIEGALTSAMQGMIVKLKVKVGDKVNEGDTVAVLEAMKMENDVKADRSGKITEIFISEGDTVEKDDVLMVIE